TCATTTTCAATCTTCACCACCATCTTCAAATTTATGACTAGCTCCATCCAGCTGTTGCACCGTCATCCATGCAAAATGTCACGTATACCATAATATTCCGCAGTTTGACCTACTGTGCTTGCAAACTTCCTTCAAAGCCATTTTCTGCCCTATCACAACCAACCCAAAAAAATGTGCTTCTTAAGTTTTACTGGACAGCACAAATCGAAAGCTATGCATAAACCAAAATTGTTCAATAAATCATAAACGTTGAATATCATCAAACACTTAACCTGTTGCTGCTACTGAAAACAATAAGAAATACGGGATCTTGAGGGGAGAGGTGGAATAGTTGTAGGACAATGTAGCTGCACGTCGTCACACTGAACCGAAAAAAAAGACATACAAAGATCATGTAATGCGTCAAAATCAGTCAGGTAGAATAAAGGGGTAGACTTGATCTAGTTCAATATCATTAAACTGCATCCAAACACAAATCACCTGCCAAGGCTAATAAACAAAATGATCCAAATTGCTGCACTTCTCCAATTTGATTCTTTGTATGCAACCCAAACCTAGGAGCACAAACAACCCATatgtataaatataataatttctaTTGTATTATGCCATACACATGGATATTTCTCGACTAATCCGGAAAAGATTAGGAAAGAGATGTATCAAATTACACCACTAATCCGGAAAAGATTAGTAAAGAATTGTCACTCGCTGAGAGCCATAATCCAAATACAAATGGGATTTCTTAAGAAAGACAAAAATAGGTGATGATGCATAATACTTAAATACTATGTGTAGCCACGGGTATCTGAGAAAATTTGCCTCAAGATTCAAAATCAAGATCACAGTACAAAAACAATTTCTATACAAGAATTACGAATACATACAACAATACTTCTGTGAAGTTGCACCTTATGTTAGAACATTAGAAAATACAACTGCAATACTGAAGAATTTGCATTGAGAAGTACCAATAGAGCGAAAACATTGACATAGAAATCAACCAGTGTTGCTGAAAGCCACCTGTGCACACGTTGAGTTCTTAGACAAATCCAAAAAATATTGGTAAAGTGGATTGGAGCATTGGAAAGAAAGATATAAAAGCACGATATAAAAtcattttgattaaaaaaaatgtaattttgtacGTAAAAtagagcaggaaaataaaagctCACGGAGTAAAAACTTCTTGGCGAAATGGAGATCCGTCAATTGCAATACTGTAAATCAATGTTCCCAGCATAAGACAACCCAAAACACTAAAAAGAACCCTAGCTCCAACAACTGAAAGTTTGCCCTTTGAATCTGTTCCATCCCTAAGAGTTGATAGACAATCACTaaacaattaataaaaaaagaaa
This genomic interval from Primulina eburnea isolate SZY01 chromosome 16, ASM2296580v1, whole genome shotgun sequence contains the following:
- the LOC140816397 gene encoding uncharacterized protein isoform X2, with amino-acid sequence MAAPSLATVLRNLFVLLGCGIAATVIYTIATDGLPFRKQLLTPWMAATLVDFYINILVIGAWIVYKESNWIRTIIWIVLLVCLGSITTCGYIVLQFFKLTPQESLQDPIYFVLLRTRKKDGTDSKGKLSVVGARVLFSVLGCLMLGTLIYSIAIDGSPFRQEVFTPWLSATLVDFYVNVFALLVWVAYKESNWRSAAIWIILFISLGSVTTCSYIVLQLFHLSPQDPVFLIVFSSSNRAENGFEGSLQAQ
- the LOC140816397 gene encoding uncharacterized protein isoform X3; the protein is MAAPSLATVLRNLFVLLGCGIAATVIYTIATDGLPFRKQLLTPWMAATLVDFYINILVIGAWIVYKESNWIRTIIWIVLLVCLGSITTCGYIVLQFFKLTPQESLQDPIYFVLLRTRKNDCLSTLRDGTDSKGKLSVVGARVLFSVLGCLMLGTLIYSIAIDGSPFRQEVFTPWLSATLVDFYVNVFALLVWVAYKESNWRSAAIWIILFISLGSVTTCSYIVLQLFHLSPQDPVFLIVFSSSNRKWL
- the LOC140816397 gene encoding uncharacterized protein isoform X1, whose product is MAAPSLATVLRNLFVLLGCGIAATVIYTIATDGLPFRKQLLTPWMAATLVDFYINILVIGAWIVYKESNWIRTIIWIVLLVCLGSITTCGYIVLQFFKLTPQESLQDPIYFVLLRTRKNDCLSTLRDGTDSKGKLSVVGARVLFSVLGCLMLGTLIYSIAIDGSPFRQEVFTPWLSATLVDFYVNVFALLVWVAYKESNWRSAAIWIILFISLGSVTTCSYIVLQLFHLSPQDPVFLIVFSSSNRAENGFEGSLQAQ